The following are encoded in a window of Panicum virgatum strain AP13 chromosome 5N, P.virgatum_v5, whole genome shotgun sequence genomic DNA:
- the LOC120672870 gene encoding uncharacterized protein LOC120672870, whose amino-acid sequence MAVPNYTYLKLKLPGPNGVITVSGTFEQAYVSSREYFDLATTAANSAELGQLRATTPECRPDPGKPSQAPAFVPTDETKSVSVDDADPTKTVRVGSKLSAK is encoded by the coding sequence atggcggtgcccaactacacctacctcaagctcaagctgCCGGGCCCGAACGGGGTCATCACCGTGAGCGGCACCTTCGAGCAGGCCTATGTCAGCAGCCGCGAGTACTTTGACCTCGCCACCACTGCGGCGAACTCGGCCGAGCTCGGCCAACTTCGCGCCACCACTCCCGAGTGCCGTCCTGACCCTGGCAAGCCTAGCCAGGCACCGGCCTTCGTCCCAACCGACGAGACCAAGTCGGTCTCGGTCGACGACGCCGATCCAACCAAGACGGTGCGGGTCGGCTCCAAGCTGTCGGCCAAATAG